The window TTCTCTCCTGGATTgaagattattttacccttgtactaaaacatcaCAATTAGAATTACTATGCTATCTTTTTCTTCACCTTCAACTTAGAATACCCAAAATGTCACTCTGGTGGAGCAAGTGGACCATAAGACATTTATTTGGAGAGCAAGTTGGACATGGCCATTGTGCCCTGCAACCACCAGAAAAGCCATTGGGATTATCTCTATCGTGTCACTTTCCAAAGGAGTAAGTAGAATGGTCTAATGATGCAGTGCATTAAATTCCCAATTAGATGTATGTATGCCTATTCATTTTCAAATAGGACAGTAAGTTAGCCTCTTAATGGTCCTTTGGAATCAATATACAAACTGAAAATTCAAACGAGTATCCCAGCACTAACTAGAAGCCTTTTCCAAAAGAGGTGGAGAGAAGGTGACACTTGTTGTGCACCTGCACCGACAAAGTGAccattctttttttccccttattttgccaaaaaaaaaaaaaaacagttttatTTATCTGaattagaagaagaggaagggtttTCTCATCAGTGTATTTAAATTCTTTCCTTCTTAACTGTAGGCCTATTGTTCTGTTGACGATGTACTCTGTAACTCATGCACAATAGAGTCGTGTGCACACCTGTATTGCAACCTCTACATGGCCAGGCATATCAGGTTGTGTACACTCATCCTATAGACAATGCACTTCATATCTCCACACATAAATAGATACAACAACAATACAAAACATACATGATTCGGTaagttgcctacatccacaggGTAATGCCTCTAAGGGCCTCGTATTTGCTCAACACACTACTACTTACAAGACAATGGCTACAACAGTTAGGAATTATAAGCCCTATTTTACCCAACATAAAACCAGGAGGGCACTACAATGCCAAATTCAGGTAGCTAAAACTACCAATGTCTTTCACCCACTGAACACCCTCcaaaatacaagataaaatggGCTTATATTTTTGCCCTACCCTCATGCACACACTAGAATAGGTTTACAACAATAACATTTATATCTAGCACACACTGCTACAGAAAAACAATGAAACAGTAAATGAGATTTCCATCTTACAACTCCTGTTAATGTTTCAATTTCCATGCACCCTGAGATGGGTCTGGCATCCGCTCATTGTGGAAAATCATCGAACACCTTGTAGGCCTATAAGGACTTAGCCAATTTTTTAATAAAGACACATGAGACCCGTGCCTtgggcctctctctctctctctctctctcgtgcaCGCGTGCCTGCATGGGCATGCTAGCGTGACTGCCAAGGTCCTGAGTTGTGTGTGGACACCCTTTCACCCCATGTGGGCTTGGTCACACACCCCTGCATGTTTGGTTGTCGTTGCTGTTGCATGGTGGCCCTGCCACCTATCCTTCTAACAAGCCACGTTGCAATGCCGCATCATCCACTtctgaaaaagacaaaaaaaaattccttgagaATGCCATATCACGTATTAGATAGTGCCACCTCATCTATGAGCAGACCAAGATCTTGTATACTTGATCAACTGTCATATCATCCTCACAAAGCCACATAAGCTCCCCTGGACCctatcagcaacattgccacctcATCGAACTGACTGGCCACTTCACCAATGCTACTACATCTGAACCATCTCATCACACAGTGTGCATCACTGCCACACTACCATTTGCTACATCATCAATATACTTGCCATTATACTTGTTTACTGGCCACTTTACCACTTACACATTTGCCTGATTACTAGCATGGTTGCCAACATATGcacaacaatctccccctttgaaATTGTTGACAACCCTCACATCACATCTACACATGGTAACACTATGAACTATTTGTACACTACAATACATTCCCCTGATTGTAGTATTGCCAATTTTCTCTCACTATCTAggcctattttctctcttcatattGTAAAGAGgattctctccccctttgacaacaaaCAAAGGGTGCTATAAGGACCCTCTTGAGTCCAATATGAGAGCAACTACAATAAGCATGCTTCCCCTACCCCACTATGCAATCCAACTGTACAGACaaggataaaaatgtaaaaaagtaactttttaataagaaaacaagacaaaagtgtcatatttgcccgagtttgggcgatcccAATCTGTATCGGCCAATCCGATCTGATCCAACTGATACCGAGATCATGAACCATGCTTGCCACCAAACAGAGAGACTATTAAAAACATGGAGAAAAACCTAGATGGAGGAACATATGGGGTGAGATATAGACCATTGAGTTTGACAATGGGCCTATCCAAGAGATTCCCATTTATCTATCTAAATGCTTCGAATGATTAGAGAGGCTAAGCTGATGAAGGAAATATCCTCTTATTTGTGAGGTGTTGAACCTTAGCAGCCCAAATAAATTTAATAAGTGTCTTTACTTTAGCTATACTTCCAAATTCCAATCAATTCGGCCACTGTTTCTCTTGTTCTTAGGATGCAAGATTCATATTTCAAGCATGATTTCAGGTTATCTTGCAAGAAAGTTAGCACTGCTACACCATCCAAGCCTCACCCTTTCTCTAGCCGCTTTCGCCAACATGTTCGAACTAAAAAGGGTCCACGCCCACATCATAACCTCTGCCTCGCCAATGATGTCCTCACCACTACCAGACTCTTAGCATTCGCTGCCACTTTCGACGACCTCAAATACGCACAAACTCTCTTCAACCAAGTCAAACACCCTATGCTTTTCAGGTACAACTCCATGATCAGAGGCTTCTCTCAAAGTTTCGACACCCTAGAATCCATTCATCTCTACATTTGGATGCTCCGTGCCCGTATCTCACCAGATAACTACACCTTCCCTTTTCTATTTCAATGTTGTTCGAATAAGTCGTTCGTCTTTCAAGGGCAACAACTCCATGACCATGTTATAAAATTCAGAATCGATTATGATGTGTTTGTCCTAAATAACATGATCAGGATGTATTCAAATTGCCTAGAGCTTGATTATGCTCGTCATTTATTTGAAGAACGTTCCAGCATAGCCAATGTCGTATCTTGGACAACATTGGTTATTGGGTACTCGAATTCTGGGGATATTGAAGTGGCTCGCTAGTTCTTCGATCGGATGCCATATAGAAATACAGTTTCATGGACTGCAATGATTGTGGGCTATGCACAGATGGAGAAATGTGACGAAGCGAGAAAATTGTTTGAAGAAATGCCTAAAAGAAATGTGGACTCATGGAGTGTAATGATTTCAGGATATGCAAAATGTGGGATGTGGAATGAGGCTTTGGAGATGTTCACAAAGATGGTTGGACTTGGAATCAGGCCAAATGAGTCTACACTGGTGAGCACAGTATCAGCCTGTGTACAACTTAGAGCATTGGAACAGGGTGTGTGGCTACATGCTTATGTAGAAGATCAAAAGTTTGAGCTTAGTGTGACCCTAGGGACAGCTCTGGTGGACATGTATTGTAAGTGTGGAAGTGTTGAGAATGCTCTCAAAGTCTTCAATGAGATGCCAATAAGGAATGTGTTGTCTTGGAGCTCCATGataggtggtttggccatgaaTGGCTGTGGGAAGCAAGCATTGTCACTCTTCTGGCAGATGCAGATTACAGGTCTTGCCCCAAATGGGGTAACATTCCTAAATGTGCTACATGGATGTAGTCATTCAGGATTGGTGGATGAGGGTCAtcggattttttattttatgactCGAGAGTATGAAATTGAACCTCAGCTAGAGCACTATGGTTGCATTGTTGACCTACTTGGAAGAGCTGGCCTCATCCTTATGGAGTGCCCTTGTTAGTGCATGTAGATTCCATGGAAATGAAGAGCTTGGAGAAGAATTGGGGAAGCATCTTATCGAGTTGGAGCCACACTATAGTGGGAGATAGGCTCTCTTGTCTAATATATTTGTAGCCGCGAGGAGGTGGGATGATGTGGAAACTGTTAGAAGATTGTTTAAAGagagaagagcttccaagaaCCCAAGGAACATTATAATAGAAGCAACATGACCATTCATGCTATGTAATGGTCTGGGATGCGTTAATGGGCAATTGTCTGATGAAGGCAGTTTATGGCAATCATGGAGGCTATGTTTTGATCATCAGAAGAGCAGGGATTCAGTAGGCATGTTAGATATATCTTCCCCAAAAGGACACAAATACATAAGGTATGCACTTCCTGGATATACCATCGGATTTGTAGCTGCTTTAGCGGCTTGGATCTTGACTCATTCACCCCAACCAGCCCTTCTGTATCTGGTATGTTTCCATCGATATTACAACCATCTAGTAGAAATAGAGCATCACGtttactaggggtgtcaacgggccggttcgggccggtttcggttcgggcttttcggtttcggtgtgacttttatagaaactgaaaccaagccattaagaaatattcggtttcggtttcggtgcggtttggtttcgtgtcggtttcagtttatgataacgggttgatatcggtttggattcgatttggtaccga is drawn from Telopea speciosissima isolate NSW1024214 ecotype Mountain lineage chromosome 1, Tspe_v1, whole genome shotgun sequence and contains these coding sequences:
- the LOC122648966 gene encoding signal peptide peptidase-like 1, with the translated sequence MLCNGLGCVNGQLSDEGSLWQSWRLCFDHQKSRDSVGMLDISSPKGHKYIRYALPGYTIGFVAALAAWILTHSPQPALLYLVPSTLGPVVVLSWLKKELLELWEGTRQNLNEKSRLPEV